The Actinocorallia herbida DNA window TCTCCTCGGCCACCCGGTCGATCGCGGCCCACACCGCGCCGGGTTCGGACACGGGCCGCGGCACCGCCTTGACCCCCAGTTCGGTGGCCCTGGCCGCGCCCCGCTCGCACACGCGCCCGGCCGCCGCCTCCGGCGCCTCGCCGTCCGGGGCCAGCAGCGGCTCGAAGACGGTGACCACGACGGCGTCCCTGCCGCCGAACAGACGTCCGGCGAACTCCAGGGCGGCATCCGCGCTGGCGGACCCGTCGTACGCGATCAGCAGGGGATTCATGGCACTCACCTTCCGAGGGCTCTCAGGACGGACGGCACCGACTCTGCCTCCGCCTTCAGCTCGCGGCATCAGTCGAAGTGACGGTACTTCGACTGAGCCGGGCCCCGCCGGTCCGTGCGGCGGGGACGGCGCGGCGGGCCCGCCGCACGCCGGTGAGGGGCGCCGTGACCTGCGGCGCAGGCGAACGGAGGCGGCGTTCACGAAGGCCGGAACGTCGGGTCGCCGGCGGGAAGAGACGGTCGGCCCGGTGCGCCGACCGGTGCGGCGGACGTCAGTCGTCCGACTCAAGCGGGGCGACGGACCGGCGGCACATGATGTGCCCAAGCCCTTACGAAACGGAGACCCCCGTGAACTCTGCCAAGCCGCCCGTCGTCTTCATCCACGGCCTTTGGCTGCACGCCACCTCCTGGACCCCGTGGCGTGAGCTGTTCACCGCGGCCGGATACGAGACCTTCGCCCCGGGCTGGCCCGGGATCCCCGACACCGTCGCCGAGGCGCGCGGCGCCGCGGCCGCGATCGCCGGGCACGGCATCGACGACGTCGACGCGCACTACACCGCGCTCATCGACAAGCTCGGCGTCAAGCCGATCCTCGTCGGCCACTCGTTCGGCGGCATGATCGCCGAGAAACTGCTCGGCGAGGACAAGGCCGCCGCCGCCATCGCCATCGACGCCGCGCAGATCAAGGGCGTCCTGCCGTTGCCGCTGTCCAGCCTGCGCTCGACCCTGCCGGTGTTCAAGAACCCCGCCAACATCGGGCACGCGGTCTCCCTGACTCCCGAGCAGTTCCGCTACTCCTTCGGCAACGCCGTCAGCCAGGAGGAGTCCGACGCCCTGTACGAGAAGTGGACGATCCCCGCACCGGGCAAGCCCCTGTTCGAGGCCGCCGCCGCGAACTTCTCCCTCCACTCGCCCGCCAAGGTCGACACCGCCAACGACCACCGCGGCCCGCTCCTGCTCATCGCCGGAGGACGCGACCACACCGTCCCGGAGGTCATCACCAAGTCCACGCTCAAGCAGTACCGGGGCTCCACCGCCGTCACCGAACTCCTGGAGTTCCCCGACCGAGGGCACTCCCTCACCGTCGACGGGGGCTGGCGCGAGGTCGCCGACGCCGGCCTCGCCTGGCTCGCCGCCCAGGGGTTGTGACCGCCGCCGACACCTCACACAGGGCGGCCTTCCCCGAGCACGAGAGGGGGAGGCCGCCTTTCGCGTTCTCGGGAACCGGGCGAGGTGAAGACGGCCTGCGGTGGCGGTGGGCTGGGAGGGGTTGCGAAGGGCTGTTGTCGGTCATATTGTTGACAATCTCGTATTGGATCGCGTTGATGTTCCTGCGGGGAACTTCAGCGACGATCAGGTGAACGGGCTCGGCGATGGGTCGGGCCAGGGAAGGACAGCCATGTCGGGACCGCTGCTGGTCGTCAGCGCGCATCCGGGGGACTTCGTGTGGCGGGCCGGGGGTGCGATCGCGCTCGCGGTGCACCGCGGGCAGCGGGTGGTCATCGCCTGCCTGAGCTTCGGAGAGCGCGGGGAGTCCGCCAGCCTCTGGCGCAAGGGGTGCAGCCTCGACGAGGTCAAGGCCGTGCGCCGGGAAGAGGGTGAGAAGGCGGCGGGCGCGCTCGGCGCCGAGGTCGTGTTCTTCGACGCGGGGGACTACCCGCTCGTGGAGACGCCCGAGCTGACCCGGTCGCTCGTGGACCTGTACCGGGAGCTCCAGCCGTCGGTGGTGCTCACCCACGCGCCGAACGACCCCTACAACGTCGACCACCCGGTCGCGGGCGAGATCGCGCGCCGCACCCGGATCCTCGCGCAGGCGGCCGGCGTGCCCGGCCCCGGCGACGTGATCGGGGCGCCGCCGGTCTTCTGCTTCGAGCCGCACCAGCCCGAGGTCTGCGACTTCAAGCCCGACGTGCTGCTCGACATCACCCCCGTCTGGGAGGCCAAGCTCGCCGCGATGCGCGGGCTCGGCGCGCAGGGCCACCTCGTGGAGTACTACACCGACCTGGGCCGCCGCCGCGGCGTGCAGGCCAAGCGCAACAGCGGTCCGAACCTGGGCCTCCCGGTCGACGCCTACGCCGAGGCCTACCAGCGGGTCTACCCGCAGGTCGCCTCCGAACTGGCCTGAGAGGGGCGGACATGGCAGGGCACTACGTCGTACGGAACATCACCCGGCCGGACGCCGACGTCGTCGCGGGCCTGCGCGAGGCGGGCGTCGCCACGGTCCACGAGGCGATGGGCCGCGTCGGGCTCGTCTCCCCGGAGGTCGTCCCCCGGCAGAACGGCTCGGCGATGGCCGGGCCCGCGGTCACCGTGGCGAGCCACCCCGGCGACAACCTCATGATCCACGCGGCGGTCGAGACGTGCCGTGAGGGCGATGTCCTGGTCGTCACCACGACCTCTCCGTCGACCGACGGCATGTTCGGTGAGCTCCTCGCGACCTCGCTGCGCGCCAGGGGCGTCGTCGGACTGGTCACGGACGCGGGCGTCCGCGACATCGCCGAGCTGCGCGCGATGGGCTTCCCCGTCTGGGCGCGCGCGATCAGCGCGCAGGGCACCGTCAAGGCGAGCCCCGGCTCGGTGAACGTGCCCGTCGTGTGCGGCGGGCGGCTGATCCGCCCCGGCGACGTCGTGGTCGCCGACGACGACGGGGTCCTCGCCGTCCCGGCGGCCACCGCGCCCGACGCGCTCGCCAAGGCGCGCAAGAGACTCGCCGCCGAGGAGGGCAAGCGCAAGCAGTTCCAGGAAGGCGTCCTGGGCATGGACATGTACGGCCTGCGCGAGCTCCTCGACAGGCTCGGCGTCGAGTACGTCGACGACCTTCCCGAGGACTTCCGGTGACGCCGCACATCGCGTTCCTCGGTCTCGGCGAGGCGGGCTCCGCCATCGCGGGCGGCCTGTCCGCGCGGGTCACGGGCTACGACCCGGTTTGGGACGGCCGCCCCTCGCCGTTCACCGCGGCGGCCACCCCGGCCGAGGCCGTCGCGGGCGCCCAGGTGATCGTCGCGCTGACGGCCGCGGTGGACGCCCCCGCCGCGCTGGAGTCCGCGCTCGGCCACACCGCGGAGGGCGCGGTCTACCTCGATCTGTCCACCGGCGGCACCGACCTCAAGCGGGAGCTCGCCGACACCGCCGCCGCGCACGGCCTGCTCTTCGCCGAGGGCGTCCTCATGGCCCCGGTCCTCCGGCTGCGCGAGCGCACCCCCGCGCTCGCCGCCGGGCCGGGCGCGGCGAAGGCCGCGGGCGTCCTGACGTCCTGTGGCATGGACCTGACCGCGCTGGGCGCCCGGGTCGGCGAGGCCGCCGCCCGCAAGCTCCTGCGCAGCATCGTGGTGAAGGGCCTGACCGCCCTGATGGTCGAGTCCCTGCGCGTCGCCGAGTCCGAGGGCCTGGGCGACTGGTGCTACGACCACCTCGTGGAGACGCTGACGGAGCTCGACGGCGACGTCGTCGCCAAGCTCCTCGACGGGACGGTCCGGCACAGCGTCCGCCGTGTCGAGGAGATGGAGGCCGCCGCCGCCATGGCCAAGGCCGCGGGCGAGTCCGGCGCGATGGCCGAGGCCACGGTCGAGATCCTGCGGACGGTCCCGCTCCGGGGCGTGCCGAAGGCGGCGCCATGACCCTGGGAATCCCCTGCATGCTGATGCGCGGCGGTACCTCCAAGGGCGCGTACTTCCTCGCGGAGGACCTGCCCGCGGACGCCGCGGCCCGCGACGACCTCCTGCTCCGCGTCATGGGCTCGCCCGATCCCCGCCAGATCGACGGGATCGGCGGTGGCCACCCCCTGACCAGCAAGGTCGCCGTGGTCTCGCCCTCCGCCGATCCCGAAGCCGACCTGGACTACCTCTTCCTCCAGGTCCAGGTCACCGAACCGCGGGTCTCCGACCGGCAGACCTGCGGGAACCTCCTCGCCGGAGTCGCCCCCTTCGCCCTGGAACGCGGCATCGTCCCGATCGACGGGGACACCACCCGCGTCCGGATCCGCATCCGCAACGGAGGCGGCCTCGCCACCGCGACGGTGGACACCCGCGACGGCGCGGTCCGCTACGCGGGGGACACCCTCATCTCGGGCGCCCCCTTCCCGGCGGCCCCGATCACCCTGGACTTCGCCGGGACCGAGGGCTCCACGTGCGGGGCCCTCCTGCCGACCGGCGAGGTCCGCGACGTCGTCGCGGGCGTTCCGGTGACCTGCGTCGACAACGGCATGCCCGTCGTCGTCGTGGCCGCCGCCGCGCTCGGCGCCACGGGCTACGAGGAGCCCGCCGCCCTGGAGGCGGACGAGAAGCTGACCCGGAAGGTCGAGGAGATCCGGCTCGCCGCGGGCGAGCTGATGGGCCTCGGCGACGTCGGCACGACCACCGTGCCCAAGGTCTCGCTCGTCGCCGCGCCCCGTGACGGCGGCACCCTGTGCACGCGGACCTTCATCCCGCACCGCGTCCACGCCTCCATCGGCGTCCTGGGCGCGGTGTCGGTCGCCACCGCGGTCCTCCTGGACGGGTCGGTGGCCGCAGAGGCGGCCGGGCCCGTACCGTCGGGCGGACCCTTGCGGATCGAGCACCCCACCGGCTTCTTCGACACCTCGGTCGAGGTGACCGGGAGCGGCACGGACCTACGGGTCCTGCGCTCCGGCGTCGTGCGCACCGCCCGCAAGCTGTTCGACGGCGCCGTCTGGCCCCGCCGCCCCCAGGCCTGAACCAGAGGAGACACCCCCTTGCAGCCCGAAGGATTCCGCGACCTCGCCCATCTGGGCTCGGTCGAGCTCTACACCGCAGTGCCCGAGGAGACCCGGGACTTCTTCGTCGACCTGATGGCGATGAAGGAGGTCCACCGGGAGGGCGACTCGATCTACGTCCACGCCTGGGACGACTACGAGGCGTACACCGTCAAGATCACCGGCCGGGAGCAGGCGGGGATCGGCCGCACGTATCTGCGCGCCTCCAGCCCGGACGCGCTGAGCCGCAGGGTCGCGGCGGTCGAGGCGGCCGGGCTCGGCGACGGCTGGCGCGACACCGAGTACGGTCTCGGCCCCGTCTTCCACTGCCGCGACACCGACGGCCACGAGCTCGGCCTCTACTTCGAGACGAAGCGGTACGTGCCGACCGAGGAGCACAGGCCGTCGCTGAAGAACCAGGCGTCCCGCTTCCCCGGGCGCGGCGCGAACGTGCGCCGGCTCGACCACCTCAACTTCCTGGCGGCCGACGTGCCGGCCGCGTCGGACTTCATGTTCGGGACGCTCGGGGCCCGCGCCACCGAGCGGATCGTCACCGACGCGGGCGAGACCGCCGCGATCTGGTACTCCATCAGCGACAAGTCCTACGACGTCGTCTACACCTCCGACTGGCTCGGCGCGCGCGGCCGGCTGCACCACGTGGCGTTCGCGACGGACACCCGCGAGGACATCCTGCGCGCCGCCGACGTCTTTCTCGAGGCCGGGATCCACATCGAGACCGGTCCGCACAAGCACGCCATCCAGCAGACGTTCTTCCTGTACGTCTGGGAACCGGGCGGCAACCGGATCGAGCTGTGCAACGCGGGCGCCCGGCTGATGCTCGCGCCGGACTGGGAGACCATCACCTGGACCCAGGCCGAGCGGGCCAAGGGCCAGGCGTGGGGGCTCAAGACGATCGAGTCGTTCCACACGCACGGCACGCCCGTGATCACCTAGCGGTCCACTCGGCGATCAGCGGCACAGGGTCCGCACCTATAATGTCGACAACTTCGGTCACCGTGCGTCGGGCCTCCGGCGTGCGGTGCCGCGCTATCTCGGCGAGGAGAGCAGACGGATGAACGCGGGTGATCCCCGGGAGCTTGTGGCGAAGATCCGTCGCGCCGTGCTCGACGGGCAGTTCGCGGCGGGCCAGCGCCTTGTGGAGTCCGAGCTGTGCGAGCTCTACGACGTCAGCAGGTCCACGGTGCGCCAGGCGCTGCGCGAACTCCTCGCCGACGGCCTGGTCGAGGTGCAGCGCAACAAGGGCGCCAGGGTCCGGGTGATCTCCACGGCCGAGGCGGTCGAGATCACCGAGGTCCGGATGGTGCTGGAGGGCCTGCTGGCGGCCAAGGCGGCCGAGCGGGTGACGCCCGGGCAGGCCGAACGGCTGCTGGAGATCCGGCGCGCGATGCGCGAGCGGGTCGAGGGCCATGACCCGCTCGGGTACTCCGACCTCAACGCGGTGCTGCACGCGCTCGTCCAGGAGATCGCGGGCCAGGACACCGCGCGCACGATCCTCGCCCGCCTCCAGGGCCAGCTCGTCCGCCACCAGTTCCGGCTCTCGCTCCAGCCCGGCCGCTCCACGGTCTCCCTCGTCCAGCACGAACGGATCATCGACGCGATCGTCGCCCGCGACCAGGAGGCCGCCGAGGCGGCCATGCGCGCGCACCTGCGCGACGTCATCACCCAGATCTCGGGCTTCACCCCGCCCCCGTCACCCACGGGCGTCCTCTCCCGATCCTGATCGATAGGCCCCTGAGCAGGGGTTCCCGCGACCGTCGGACGTTCCGCGCCGGCGGTCGCGCAGCCATGCCCGAGGATCTCCGTGGCGTCCGATTGTGGATACGAGGTTGGCGCATTAGTTGGTGTGCAAATCGTTGACAATCTGGTCGGCACATTCGTAGCATCAACGGCACCACCCGGCCGAGCCCTCGGGGAGGCACGGCCCACGCTCCACACCCCATCCCGACCTCATGGAGCAGCACCGTGAAAAGAATCAGCGCGGCCCTGGCCGCCTTCTCCCTTCTCGCCCTCACCGCCTGCGGCGGCGAGACCGCGACCAAGGACGCGTCCGGCGAGACCACCGTCAAGGTGAGCGTCATCCCCATCGTCGACGTCGCGCCGATCTACCTGGGCGACAAGCAGGGCTTCTTCAAGGAGCAGGGCCTGAAGCTGGAACTCGTCTCCGCGCAGGGCGGCGCCGCGATCGTCCCGGCCGTCGTCAGCGGCCAGGTGGAGTTCGGGTTCAGCAACTTCACCTCCCTGCTCATCGCCAAGTCCAAGAACCTGCCGCTCAAGGTCGTCGCGCCCGGCGCGGGCTCGACCGGCGCGCAGGGCAAGGACTTCGGCGGCGTGCTCGTCAAGGCCGACAGCCCCGTGAAGACCGCCAAGGACCTCGCGGGCAAGAGCGTCGCGGTCAACACCCTGAACAACATCAACGACACCACGGTCCGCGCCTCGATCAAGGCCGCCGGCGGTGACGCCTCGGGCGTGAAGTTCACCGAGCTGGCCTTCCCCGACATGCTCGCCGCGCTCGACAAGGGCGACGTGGACGCCGTCCAGGTCGTCGAGCCGTTCCTGGCGACCGGACTCAAGGCCGGAAACCGGCTCGTCGCCTCCAACTACGTCGACACCGCGCCGAATTTGACGATCGCCGGCTACTTCACCTCGGAGCAGACCGCCGAGGCGCAGCCGGAACTCGTCACGAAGTTCACCGCGGCCATGCAGAAGTCGCTGAAGTACGCCGCCGACAATCCCGACGCGGTGCGCCAGATCCTGCTGACCTACACCAAGATCGACGCCGCCCTCCTCCCCGACCTGACGCTGCCGAACTTCCCCGCCGAGGTGAACAAGGACTCGCTGGACACCCTGGCGGCCCTCGCCGTCCAGGACGGGCTGATCGAGACCGCCCCCGACACCGCCGGGCTCCTGCCGTGAGGTCGGCGGTGACGGCGGACGCGCCGGGCCGGGGCGGACGCCGTCACCGCCCCCTGCCCGCCTGGGCGCTCGGCGCGCTCGGGCTGGCCGGGCTCGTCGCCACGGTCGAAGCGGCACCGCGGATCGGCCTGGTGGACGAGCGGTACCTGCCGCCGTTCAGCGCGATGGCCGCCGCGCTCGCCGAGCAGACCGGGCAGCGCGAATTCTGGGTCTCCCTCACCGAGACCCTGCGCGGCTGGGCCCTGGGCCTGGTCCTCGCGACCCTCGCCGGGGTGGCGCTCGGCCTGCTCGTCGGCGCGCTGCCGCCGCTGCGGGCCGCGCTGACCTCGACCATCGAGTTCCTGCGGCCGATCCCCTCGGTCGCGCTGATCCCGCTCGCGGTGCTGCTGTTCGGCACCGACATGCGCTCGACCCTTCTCCTCGTCGTCTACGCCTCGTTCTGGCAGGTCCTCGTACAGGTCCTGTACGGGGTGCGCGACGTGGACCCGGTCGCCCGCGAGACCGCGCGCTCGTTCCGGTTCCGGCAGTTCACCCGGATCCGGACGGTGCTCTGGCCGACCGCGCTGCCGTACGCGATGACCGGGTTCCGGCTCGGCGCGGCGGTCGCGCTCATCCTGGAGATCACCGGCGAGCTGGTCATCGGCTCTCCGGGACTCGGCGCGCAGATCGCGGTCGCCCAGACGTCAGGGGCGGTCGCCGCGATGTACGCGCTCGTCATCGTCGTCGGGCTCATCGGGGTCGCCGTCAACGCCGCGGCTCGCGCCGCGGAACGCCGGGTGCTGCGCTGGCACCCGTCCGTCCGCGGAGAGGCGGTCGCATGACGCTCCGGAACCTCGCGGCCCGGGCCGTCGCGCTGATCGCGGTGCCGGTCCTGCTCGTCGCGCTCTGGTGGGCGACGACGGAGAGCAGCACCGACGTCTTCTGGCCGCCGCTCAGCACCATCCTCGGCGAGTTCGCCGACACCTGGTTCACCGGGCGGCTCACCTCCGACGTGCTGCCCAGCCTCGTCCGCCTGCTCACCGGCTACGTGCTCGCGGTGGCGCTCGGCGTCGGCCTCGGCGTCGCGATCGGCTCGTTCCGGACGCTGCGGGGCGTGCTGGAGCCCGTCCTCGAGTTCTTCCGGGCGATCCCGCCGCCGGTGCTCGTGCCCGTCCTGATGCTCTTCGCCGGGATCGGCGACGGGATGAAGGTGCTGGTCATCGTGTCCGGCTGCGTCTGGCCGGTACTGCTCAACACGGTCGAGGGCGTCCGGGGCCTGGACGAAGTCCTGCGGGACACCGCGCGCTGCTACCGGATGCGCCCGGCGACCCGGCTGCTCCGGCTGGTGCTGCCCGGGGCGTCGCCGCAGATCTGCGCGGGCGCCCGGCAGGCGCTGTCCATCGGGATCATCCTCATGGTGATCAGCGAGATGTTCGCCGCGAGCAACGGCGTCGGCTTCACCATCATCCAGTTCCAGCGCACCTTCGCGATCCCGCAGATGTGGACCGGGATCATTCTGCTCGGCCTCATCGGCATCGTGCTGTCGGCGCTCTTCCAGCTCGTGGAGGCACGGGCGCTGCGCTGGTACACGGGCCTGCGCAAGGTGCAACGAGAGGGTTGACCATGACCACCGACATTTCCGCCGCGCCCGCGCTGCTCGACGTCCGGAACCTGAAGAAGGTCTATCCGGGACGGGGCGGCGGCGTCGAGGCCGTCGGCGACCTGACCTTCTCCGTCGAGCGGGGCGAACTCGTCTGCATCGTCGGACCGTCGGGCGCGGGCAAGACGACGCTGCTCAAGTGCGTCGCCGGCCTGCTGGACGCCACGGGCGGCCACGTCGTGCTGCAAGGCGACCGGGTGAAGGGCCCGCCGCCCGGCATGGCCGTGGTGTTCCAGGAGTACGGCCGTAGCCTCTTCCCGTGGATG harbors:
- a CDS encoding universal stress protein, whose amino-acid sequence is MNPLLIAYDGSASADAALEFAGRLFGGRDAVVVTVFEPLLAPDGEAPEAAAGRVCERGAARATELGVKAVPRPVSEPGAVWAAIDRVAEEIRAALIVTGSRGLDGSRALVTGSVADYLLHHATTPVLVVPDLDLATARKDHRMS
- a CDS encoding alpha/beta hydrolase, whose protein sequence is MNSAKPPVVFIHGLWLHATSWTPWRELFTAAGYETFAPGWPGIPDTVAEARGAAAAIAGHGIDDVDAHYTALIDKLGVKPILVGHSFGGMIAEKLLGEDKAAAAIAIDAAQIKGVLPLPLSSLRSTLPVFKNPANIGHAVSLTPEQFRYSFGNAVSQEESDALYEKWTIPAPGKPLFEAAAANFSLHSPAKVDTANDHRGPLLLIAGGRDHTVPEVITKSTLKQYRGSTAVTELLEFPDRGHSLTVDGGWREVADAGLAWLAAQGL
- a CDS encoding PIG-L deacetylase family protein; this encodes MSGPLLVVSAHPGDFVWRAGGAIALAVHRGQRVVIACLSFGERGESASLWRKGCSLDEVKAVRREEGEKAAGALGAEVVFFDAGDYPLVETPELTRSLVDLYRELQPSVVLTHAPNDPYNVDHPVAGEIARRTRILAQAAGVPGPGDVIGAPPVFCFEPHQPEVCDFKPDVLLDITPVWEAKLAAMRGLGAQGHLVEYYTDLGRRRGVQAKRNSGPNLGLPVDAYAEAYQRVYPQVASELA
- a CDS encoding 4-carboxy-4-hydroxy-2-oxoadipate aldolase/oxaloacetate decarboxylase — translated: MAGHYVVRNITRPDADVVAGLREAGVATVHEAMGRVGLVSPEVVPRQNGSAMAGPAVTVASHPGDNLMIHAAVETCREGDVLVVTTTSPSTDGMFGELLATSLRARGVVGLVTDAGVRDIAELRAMGFPVWARAISAQGTVKASPGSVNVPVVCGGRLIRPGDVVVADDDGVLAVPAATAPDALAKARKRLAAEEGKRKQFQEGVLGMDMYGLRELLDRLGVEYVDDLPEDFR
- a CDS encoding DUF1932 domain-containing protein, coding for MTPHIAFLGLGEAGSAIAGGLSARVTGYDPVWDGRPSPFTAAATPAEAVAGAQVIVALTAAVDAPAALESALGHTAEGAVYLDLSTGGTDLKRELADTAAAHGLLFAEGVLMAPVLRLRERTPALAAGPGAAKAAGVLTSCGMDLTALGARVGEAAARKLLRSIVVKGLTALMVESLRVAESEGLGDWCYDHLVETLTELDGDVVAKLLDGTVRHSVRRVEEMEAAAAMAKAAGESGAMAEATVEILRTVPLRGVPKAAP
- a CDS encoding 4-oxalomesaconate tautomerase is translated as MTLGIPCMLMRGGTSKGAYFLAEDLPADAAARDDLLLRVMGSPDPRQIDGIGGGHPLTSKVAVVSPSADPEADLDYLFLQVQVTEPRVSDRQTCGNLLAGVAPFALERGIVPIDGDTTRVRIRIRNGGGLATATVDTRDGAVRYAGDTLISGAPFPAAPITLDFAGTEGSTCGALLPTGEVRDVVAGVPVTCVDNGMPVVVVAAAALGATGYEEPAALEADEKLTRKVEEIRLAAGELMGLGDVGTTTVPKVSLVAAPRDGGTLCTRTFIPHRVHASIGVLGAVSVATAVLLDGSVAAEAAGPVPSGGPLRIEHPTGFFDTSVEVTGSGTDLRVLRSGVVRTARKLFDGAVWPRRPQA
- a CDS encoding VOC family protein, producing MQPEGFRDLAHLGSVELYTAVPEETRDFFVDLMAMKEVHREGDSIYVHAWDDYEAYTVKITGREQAGIGRTYLRASSPDALSRRVAAVEAAGLGDGWRDTEYGLGPVFHCRDTDGHELGLYFETKRYVPTEEHRPSLKNQASRFPGRGANVRRLDHLNFLAADVPAASDFMFGTLGARATERIVTDAGETAAIWYSISDKSYDVVYTSDWLGARGRLHHVAFATDTREDILRAADVFLEAGIHIETGPHKHAIQQTFFLYVWEPGGNRIELCNAGARLMLAPDWETITWTQAERAKGQAWGLKTIESFHTHGTPVIT
- a CDS encoding GntR family transcriptional regulator codes for the protein MNAGDPRELVAKIRRAVLDGQFAAGQRLVESELCELYDVSRSTVRQALRELLADGLVEVQRNKGARVRVISTAEAVEITEVRMVLEGLLAAKAAERVTPGQAERLLEIRRAMRERVEGHDPLGYSDLNAVLHALVQEIAGQDTARTILARLQGQLVRHQFRLSLQPGRSTVSLVQHERIIDAIVARDQEAAEAAMRAHLRDVITQISGFTPPPSPTGVLSRS
- a CDS encoding ABC transporter substrate-binding protein, which encodes MKRISAALAAFSLLALTACGGETATKDASGETTVKVSVIPIVDVAPIYLGDKQGFFKEQGLKLELVSAQGGAAIVPAVVSGQVEFGFSNFTSLLIAKSKNLPLKVVAPGAGSTGAQGKDFGGVLVKADSPVKTAKDLAGKSVAVNTLNNINDTTVRASIKAAGGDASGVKFTELAFPDMLAALDKGDVDAVQVVEPFLATGLKAGNRLVASNYVDTAPNLTIAGYFTSEQTAEAQPELVTKFTAAMQKSLKYAADNPDAVRQILLTYTKIDAALLPDLTLPNFPAEVNKDSLDTLAALAVQDGLIETAPDTAGLLP
- a CDS encoding ABC transporter permease yields the protein MTADAPGRGGRRHRPLPAWALGALGLAGLVATVEAAPRIGLVDERYLPPFSAMAAALAEQTGQREFWVSLTETLRGWALGLVLATLAGVALGLLVGALPPLRAALTSTIEFLRPIPSVALIPLAVLLFGTDMRSTLLLVVYASFWQVLVQVLYGVRDVDPVARETARSFRFRQFTRIRTVLWPTALPYAMTGFRLGAAVALILEITGELVIGSPGLGAQIAVAQTSGAVAAMYALVIVVGLIGVAVNAAARAAERRVLRWHPSVRGEAVA
- a CDS encoding ABC transporter permease, translating into MTLRNLAARAVALIAVPVLLVALWWATTESSTDVFWPPLSTILGEFADTWFTGRLTSDVLPSLVRLLTGYVLAVALGVGLGVAIGSFRTLRGVLEPVLEFFRAIPPPVLVPVLMLFAGIGDGMKVLVIVSGCVWPVLLNTVEGVRGLDEVLRDTARCYRMRPATRLLRLVLPGASPQICAGARQALSIGIILMVISEMFAASNGVGFTIIQFQRTFAIPQMWTGIILLGLIGIVLSALFQLVEARALRWYTGLRKVQREG